AGTGCATCCCAGCTTTCAGTTATCTGAAAACCAAATACAGAGAATACTTAGTACACACAAGCTGTACAGGCAGATGCAAGTCATCCTACATTATTCTTTGTCTAGACTTGAATGGCAGCACGACTGAACAGAGATCACAAGATCCTTCCTGTGATTCACTGATCTTGATGAACCTCAACCTGACTGATGTCCTCATAAGGAGAGGTGCAGGTAAGGAAACCAGTGCCTGAAATGAATAACCTTGTAAGAACTGATACTCTACCTAGATGTGatactgtttattttattagcaaaaccaaaaagctacAGTTCGATAACTGGTTTTGAACCTTGCTGAGGAACATCCCAGAAGCGATCCTTATCTTGTAGTCATGCACATTCTTGCTAGAAAGgaacaattctttttctttccatttattttaagtaGATGTATTCTTACAAAGGGAACCTCGCTGAGATGAACAGAGTCATAAAGCAGGGCATGTATCAGCTGTGCAAAGCTTAGAACAGGCTTCAAAACAGGACACCCACATACCTTTGTATCCTGAGGAACAGCGTACTCAATCAGTTCTGCTCCGTCTGCAGACTGGTAAACCAGATCGAATTTCCCTGGCTCTTTTGCAtcttaaaacccaaacaaacagcttCATTAACTTTcaacaaaaatgtttaaatgttttccaTATTTAGAAAGATAatccaaactttttttttacttaaattgGGGTTTTCAGTTCataactgtaaaagaaaatctgagGTAGAACTGAATACTACACACCAAAATGCAGGTAATGTCTAATATGCATGAAGAAGTTAATATGCTGCTAAGTTTGAGAAAAATACTCAAATGATGAGAATTCATTCATTCTGGGCTAAATGGCAACTGCAGTATCCACATCCAGTTTCAGAAACACTCATAGGTTAGGTCTCAGAAGTGTACTTTGTCACTGCAGGAACTTGGTTCCACAACCACTGAAGACAGTGGCTTCACTGACATCACCATTATAATCTACAATTTTCTCTCCAATTCCATAtaatgattttaatattttttcaggaaataaaatccCAGCAGAGATGAGTTACTGACCACTCACACCGACTGGACAAACTACCTATAGATGAGTTACTGACCACTCACACCGAATGGACAAGTTACCTATGAGCATCTTCAATACAACAAGCAAATGTTTGAACTTCTCCACTTAAACAGACTTTTGAGGATGAACTCAAGGAAACTGGAATTACTCCTAAAATATGTGTGCCTTGGATTAGCTGTTTTCCAAGTGGTGCATGTGACAACAAGCATTTGGTGTCCCAGGATACATACGTTGTCCTGCTGATGGCGAAAGGATCTCAAGCTCGATCTGCTTTTTATCAGCATTCCAACTGATGATTTTTCCCTCCTTCATAAAGCAACAAAGAAAGAATCAGGTAAGATACACTTCAGCACTGGATAACCACTATGGTACTTGATCACAGGTAGACAGAGCTCTGTCAAATTTGACAAGTGTTAAAGCTCAGTAATCTGCAGCTACAGACATCAATAAGATGATGTTATTCATGGTCACTGGCTGTAGTTTCAGTCAGTACTTATCCAGAAACAGTCACCTGAAGTAACTACAAATTTTACTTGCACCAGTTTCAAGAATTTGTCTTGACTTCAGGCAGCAGTAGACTCAAATACAGCTGCATTCTTCTACTTGGTACTTTTGTAATTTTTGTAATAGTAATGATTAttaataatgcttttttttttttttcttttaataacttCTACACCTTTCAAATTTTCATCCAGTTTTGGGTTCTAGTTTTTGGTTTTACTGCTGCACCAGGAATAGCCTGTGGAGTCAACTGGCTGAGAGGAAAACCACTGCACAACCTCAAAATATCTAAGTCTTACCTCACCTATAATAGTTTTGTGAGTGAATTACAGGAGGGAAGAAACCAGTACCTTATAGTCTGAAACTTCAGGACAGTAATTTTCAGTTAGTTCCAAGCGCTGttgaaagaaacacaaataacAAATTACAGCTTTTCCAGACCCCTGATGATGCCACCTGTACCCAGAGAGTGTTTCTTCAGCAAGAAGAAAGTGCAAAAATCAGGTTTTCCCACTCCTGGTTCCTGATGCCAATCACAGGCCCAGACAGTCTTCCAGGACTTACAGTTCCAAAGGATTTAGTTCAGGTCAGGCTGTGAGAGGAGCTCAGGGAGATGGATCCCATTCTCCTCAACCACagtgatttatttcatttcctttttttattttgcagtgaaTTATTTGTATGGTAAAATTTGCAATAATATTATAGAAACACTACAGAGAAATAACATAGTGgtatctttcctttttatagCACCTAATTTTAATGCTGACTTTCCTTgcaacttttaaaaatgaaaaagtaagtAGGATGAAGACTCCTTCCCAACTCATATACTTCTAGGGTAACGTCCCAGAACAATGCAAGACGAAGTTCTTCCGTGTAAACCTTTTGATGTCAGGACTATGTGATCTGTATCATGTCCTGCGAAACTTACTGTGGCCCAAATGAAACCATTTTAGCCCACTAACAGTCAGTATTTCACAAGTTCTTTACCTTAAAGGCAATTCTTTCTCCCACTTGCGGTGGAGCAGCTAGAAGAGGTAACACACTATAGTCTCTCTTGGGGACCTCCACAGGATTCTGTGAAACGAGCAGTAAATCCACTGATTTAATTATTGCATTAATAAACTGGAAGGCAAAGTAAGGATTGTAAGATGTTCTGAGAAGAATTATGGTACATATCCGAGTACTTTGCTTTGAGAGACATTAATACAATCACTTAAATATCATTTCATAAACACTTCCTCAGGCTGCTGAATGGAGATACAGTAAATATCACGTTTACTGAGTTAAGATCAGCCTTTATCCTACTAATCTATTAGCGTTTTTATGAACGACTCTCATCCTATGTAGTTTTTGTATAGTTAAAGCTGCAAGAGAAAGGTGACCTATGACTGTGTAAGTCACTCACCTGGACAAGGACAGAGGAGTTTGTCACAGCTTCATTTAACTGCCTCTGCTTCTGGCCTTCGCTGCTGTAGTTATAGAAGAAGCCAGGGTTGGCTCCTCTTCCAGGGCCTTGGCCCCTCATCATCCCACGATACCCACGGCCCCTAGGTCCTCTCCTGAAGTTATCCTCTCCTGTTCCATACCCCCTTCCACGCCCTGGGCTAGCAAGTGGTCCTTGAATACTGTTTGGCAATGGTTTGGAACAGTTCCTCGCTATGGAATTACTCAGTCCAGCATCTGCTGCAGACTTTTTAACAAGTGTTTCTGAACCTGAACTCTCGGACTCTGAGGACAAGGTCTGTGCTTTGGGAGCCTTGGTGGTGCTGGGCAGTGGCTTTTCCTTTGCCATACTGTTGTGTGCTGCTGCCACCTTCTCATCCTCTGCACTCGAGTCAGAATCTGAACTAGAGGATGCGGATTTGTTAGCATTTTTACTAATTGCAGTCTTAGTGGAACTGTCAGCGCTGGGCTTTACAGTCACTTTATTAGCAACGACAGTTTTCACATCAGCACTTGCAGCAGCTCGGGATTTGTCTTTGGGAAGTGTTGACACTATAGGTTTATGGGaagatttattttgctgtatgCCTGTTTCACTGCTGTCGCTGTCCGatgatgtgctggagggaggggaagcTCCCACCCTCCTTGTTTTGGACTGTGTTGGTttctttgtgttatttttaccaTAATTTTGAGACGAGCTCTGATTTGCCTGTTCTGAATCCACCTTTGCTGCTGTGGCCTTTGTCTGTTTTCCATCCTTCTTTTTTGTTGCCAActccttctctctccctgt
This portion of the Lathamus discolor isolate bLatDis1 chromosome 13, bLatDis1.hap1, whole genome shotgun sequence genome encodes:
- the COIL gene encoding coilin; this encodes MAAAGGGPVRLRLLFDYPPPGSPGCALCWLLLEPGRVRLVTDLISLIRRRFGFSRRARLSLFLEGALLPPTESARLVRDNDSLRVKLEEIAAAEYEETGDGCLYTPTEDKKRHRQKKEEEEDFSLNEKHRHKKKKNKHSSEYPSCREETSVDIWDSHKKHKKRKRKDGVSERNRLTEGNEESSSGQSKKLKKTGREKELATKKKDGKQTKATAAKVDSEQANQSSSQNYGKNNTKKPTQSKTRRVGASPPSSTSSDSDSSETGIQQNKSSHKPIVSTLPKDKSRAAASADVKTVVANKVTVKPSADSSTKTAISKNANKSASSSSDSDSSAEDEKVAAAHNSMAKEKPLPSTTKAPKAQTLSSESESSGSETLVKKSAADAGLSNSIARNCSKPLPNSIQGPLASPGRGRGYGTGEDNFRRGPRGRGYRGMMRGQGPGRGANPGFFYNYSSEGQKQRQLNEAVTNSSVLVQNPVEVPKRDYSVLPLLAAPPQVGERIAFKRLELTENYCPEVSDYKEGKIISWNADKKQIELEILSPSAGQHAKEPGKFDLVYQSADGAELIEYAVPQDTKITESWDALIEPRLIVEPPVNGSSIENGTI